The genomic segment GAGGTGACCGTCCAACTGCCCGCCGGCTCTCACATCGAGGCCAAGACCGCCAGCTCCGAGCTCCGCGGTGTCGGACGCCTCGGCGACGTCGCCTTCGACGGCGCGTACCGCCAGATCAAGCTCGACGAGGCCGCAAGCGTCCGCCTCACCGCGATCGACGGCGACGTCGAGATCGGCCGGCTGGGCGGCCCCGCGCAGATCAGCACCGCAAGGGGCGACATCCGCATCACCGAAGCCGCCCGTGGCACCGTCACGCTGCACACCCAGGCCGGCGAGATCTCGGTCGGCGCCGCCCGCGGAGTCTCCGCCAGCCTCGACGCCGGCACCACCTACGGCCGCATCCACAACACACTCAAGAACACCGAGGGCACCGCCGACCTGGCCATCCACGCCACCAGCGCCCACGGCAACATCACCGCCCACAGCCTCTGACTCCTACGCGACCGACCAGGCCACCGCAGCGAACAGGCTGCGGTGGCCTACATCCGCCAGGCGGTACGCAACAGCATCGCTTCCGTGGGCCCCGCTCCCGCTCCCGCCCGAACTTCTCCTACTTGCTCATCGCGAAGCGCATCAGGGCCATCTCGTCGCCCTGCTTGATCTTCCCGGTCTCGTTTATCACCTGGAGCTTCCAGCCCGCGCCGTTGCGGATCGCCTTGGCCACGGCGCACCCGTTGTCGTTGCTGAGCAGGCTCGGCCAGATGTCGGCGACCTGCTGGGTGCTGCCGCCCGTCGCGTCGTACACCTTGAAGCTGATGTTCCGCGCCTTCTGGAAGGCGCTGTGCTTCTTGTACGCGGCGGCGACGAACACGATGGAGGTGATGTTGGTCGGCACCCGGGCGAAGTCGACGGTCACCGTCTCATCGTCGCCCTCCCCACGGCCGGTCTGGTTGTCCCCGCTGTGCACCAACGATCCGTTGCCCAGCGGATCCAGGGAGTCCAGCCCGGCCAGCCGCACCGGCTCCGTCCCCTGCATGGCGATGGCGATCAGATCGAGGTCGGTGCCGGTCTTCTGCCGGAGCTTCCCCATCAGTCCACCGCTGCTTCCGACGGTCGGGTCCCAGGACACCCCGATGGACAGGTGGGTCACCCCGTCCAGATCCGCCGGGCCGTCTTCCTTCGTGAGCGTGATCATGCGTGATCCTCTTGATGATGAGACTGCGTACCAGCAGTGTGCCTGGTGCCATCGCCGACCGGCCCACCAGGTCCAGGAAAGCAGCGCTCGCCGCGCCGTTTCAAGACCTCTGAGGTGCGTCGTCACCGACCGGCCCGCGGTCCCTTCGAGGGCGAGCACGGGTCGGCGGTTACGTACGGTGGCGTGTTGTGACGCATCAATGACCGCGGTGACATCCGCGAAGGCGCCCGGAGCCGAGCTGGTGCCGGGCCGCGCCGTGACCGGCCGCGGGCCCCGGCCATAATTCGCTTGACCCGGCCACGCGTCAACGCTGCACTGTGGCGGGGCACCATGAGTCGTGGTGCCGGTAGCTCGAGGAGACAGCGGCAGCAATGGAGATCCGTCCCACGACCGACCAGGACCTCGACGTCTTCGTCGACACCCTCCATGCCGCGTTCGGGCGCTTCCCGGAAACCCCCACCGAGGGCGGCGGGGTCTGGTGGTCGGCGCTGGAAATGGACCGCAACCTGCTCGCCATGACGGCGGACGGGCGGCCCGTCGGCACTGCCGGTGCGTATTCCTTCGAGCTCACCCTGCCCGGTGAAATCCTCGCCCCGGCCGCCGGAGTGACCGCAGTCGGCGTCCTGCCCTCGCACCGACGGCAGGGTGTGCTCAGCGCGATGATGCGGCATCAGCTCACCGAGCTGCGGGCCCGAGGGGAGTTCCTCTCCGTACTGCTGGCCTCGCAGGCCCTGATCTACCGCAGGTTCGGCTACGGGCCGGCGACCTACACGCAGCGGCTGACGGTGCCGCGCCACCGAGCGGCCCTCGCCCTCCCCCGGGCGCGCGCATCGGCCGACGTCTCAACCACCGTCACAACCACCGGCCCGGACACCGGCACCGGCACGGGATCGGCCGACGTCCCAACCACCGGCACCGGCCAGGACTCCGGCACCGGCTCGATCGAGCTGCTCCGGCGTGCCGAGTGCGGCGAGATCCTCGAAGAGGTCTACGACCGGTACCGACGCGCACAGCCCGGCGCGCTGTCCCGGCCGCATCGCTGGTGGGCCCTGGGCGCGGGGCAGCCCCCGATCTCTCCGGCGCCGCGCTATGTCGCCGTCCACCGGGACGCCGACGGCACTCCGGACGGGTACGCCAGCTACTCGCTCGACAAACCCGGCACCTTGACGGTCGACGAGACCATCGCCACCGCCGACGCCGTCTCCACGGCGCTGGCCCGGTTCGTCCTCGAACACGACCTGGTGACCCAGGTCGTGTTCAAGCACTTCCCGCCCGGCCACCCGCTGCGCTGGCAGCTCGCGGACTTCCGCGCCGGCGAGGTGAGCGGCGACACCGACTGGCTCTGGGTGCGGCTGCTGGACATCCCGCGTGCGCTGACCGCGCGCGGCTGGTTCATGGACGGTGAGCTCGTCCTCGACGTCGACGACCCGTTCCTCGGCGAGCACGGCCGCTACCTGCTGACCGTCCGGGACGGCAAGGCCGACTGCGTCCCGACGGACCGGGAGCCCGACCTGTCCCTGGACGTGAGCGACCTGGGCTCGGTCTACCTCGGCGGCACCGCCCCGAGCACGCTCGTGCGGGCCGGACACATCCGCGCCCACCGCCCGGGCGCGGCCGCCCTCGCCGACGCCCTCTTCCGCGCCGAACGCTCCCCGCACTGCCTGCACTGGTTCTGACCCCGCGCTCGCCGACCCCGCACAGGACGCGATCGCGTGGCGCGTCGCTCTTCAGCATGCGGCCGACGATCGACTCCCGGGTTCTCTCCGTACACTGACGGGCATGGCATGCCGCATCAGTGAACTGGTCATCGACTGCGCCGATCCCGAGCGGCTCGCGGCGTTCTGGAGCGGGGTCCTCGGCTACGTCGAACTCGGCCGGGAGGACGACGGAAGCATCGAGATCGGCCCGCCCGACGCCGGTTTCGGCGGCCCGCAGCCCACCCTCGTCCTCAGCCCCAGCAGCGACCCTCGGTCCGGGAAGCTCCCGCTGCACATCGACGTCAACGCCACCGACCGCGACCAGGACGCCGAGCTGGAACGGCTGCTCGCCCTCGGCGCCAGGCCCGCCGACGTCGGCCAGTCCGGCACCGAGAGCTGGCACTGCCTGGCCGACCCGGAAGGCAACGAATTCTGCCTCCTGCGCACCCGGCTCCAGCCCCTCTGACCACCTGAGTCCTCGCGTGCCCCGAGCCCGATGAACAGGGGTGGCAGGCTGCCACAGTCACCCCACGCGCAACCGGCGACCCTGCAAAGGCGTCGCACAGCACATGGAACGTGAATGGCAATGGCCCGATACGACCCGGAAGACCCCCGCCGGTTTGCGATCACGGGGTGGGACGTAGCGACCGTCGACCTGCTGTTCACCATGTCGGGGTCCGTGTTCACAGCGGGCACGTCGGTGGTGTTGCTCGTCCGCGTGCTCACTCTCTGACGGCGGCCGACTCGATCGTGCTGTTGGCGCGGGCTTTCCAGAGCAAGGTCCGGGCCTCGCGGGTGTCGAGCTCGGTCAGGCCGACGGCCGCCCGGATTCGCAGGGCCTCGTCGGGGCTGTTGAGTTGGGCGCCGAGAGTCGGCAGAGCGGCGGGAGATCGGGCGGCCCCGATGAGTTCGAGCAGCCAGCGGCGCAAACCCTGATCGTCCTGCTCCTGTGCGAACTGCTCGAGAAGCTCGTCGAGATGCTCTGCGGCATGCGGGAGGAGTTGGTGGAACCCGTCCTCGCGGCGTTGCGGATCGCGAGTTCGCATCAACCGCATCGCCTCACGGAACCTCTGCGTCACGCCCGTCAGGCTACGACCACGACCGGGGCCGTGACCCCGAAATGCGCACGTCGATCGGAACGACGCGCCCAAGCCCACGCACTGCGCCACCGCGGGCGCTGCGAACGATCGCCACATCCCTGACCCCCAGTGCGGGCCCGATGGGTGATGTTCGTGCGGGTCGGCGGGCTGCTGGGCCGGTGCGCGGGAACGCCCGGCCGATACTGCGGCCATGAGACCCGCCCGCCCGATCACCCTGCTGCGCCTCGCCGCGGCCACCGCCCTCCTCGCCCTCTGCGCCCCGATCACGACCGCCAGCGGTGCGGCGGGCGACGGCGGCCACCACCGACCCTGCGTCAGTTCTCCGCGGCCCGACCGCGGCCCGGCACGGGACATCCTGCGGATCGCCGAGCAGGCCAAGGCAGAGATGGACCTCAAGTCCGTGATCCTGCGGGTCACGGTCGACGGTCGCGAGGTCATCACCACCGCGCTCGGCGAGTCGATGACCGGCGTCCCGGCCGAGCCGGCCATGCACTTCCGGAACGGCAACGTCGCGATCAGCTACATGGGCACGGCGCTCCTGCGGCTGGTCGACGAGGGCAAGGTCGGCCTCGACGATCCCGTCGCGCGCTGGCTGCCCGGCCTTCCGCACGGCGACCGGATCACCCTGCGCATGCTCGGCGCCTCCACGTCCGGCCTCATCGACTACGTCACCTCCCCCGGATTCTCCGACACCGTCTACGCGGACCCGTTCCGCCAGTGGACGGCCAAGGAACTGGTGGCCATCTCGACGAGCAAGCCCCTGTGGTACGAGCCGGGTACCAACTGGAGCTACTCGCACGCCAACTTCGTCCTCCTCGGCGCCGCCCTGGAGAAGATCACCGGGAAGCCGCTCGACGTCCTGCTCCAGCAGCAGGTCATGGGCCCGCTCGGCCTGAGCGAGACCCGCAACAGCTTCACGCCCGACATTCCGACACCCGTCCTGCACGCCTTCACCGCCGAACGCGGGACGTACGAGGAGTCCAGCTTCTGGAACCCCTCATGGAGCACCGCCCCCGGCGCGGTACAGACCACCGACATCTGCGACCTGGCCCGCTCGGCCGTGGGCATCGGCTCGGGCGAGTTGCTCTCCCCGTCCGCGTACCAGGAACTGCTGAACCCGGGAACGGTGGGCCTGGGGCACCCGACCAAGACCTGCCCGGCGACGATCTGTATCGCGAACACCGAAGCCACCCACTACGGCATGGGTCTGCTCGTCCTGAACGACTGGATCTCCCAGCACCCGTTGTTCTTCGGCTACACCGCCGCCCAGGCCTATCTCCCGAGCGAGCACCTGGCCATCGCGGTCTCGACCACCAAGGGCCCCCACACCCCTGACGGCCACACGGCCCAGACGATCACCCAGCGCATCGCCGCCGCCCTCGTCCCGGGCCACCCGATCCCCGACTTCGGCTGAGCCGTCCCCGAACGGAGACCGGTGCCGGGGCTCCCGAGGCCGATGCGGCACAGCAACACACGGATCCTGACAAGCGTGCGCGTCCGGTGGGACCTGGACGAGGACGACGACCGCTGATCCGGGTTCCCGATGCGAGTGAGCCTCCCAACCCTGCCAGGGGCGGGAGGCTCACTCGCGCACGCCATGATCCGAAAGACATACGCTGGGCCGGTGCCGGCCCGGCACCGGCCTCGACCCACCCAGGAGGGCACACCATGCTCGATCCCGCCCGGCAGTACCCGTTTCCCGACGCCCTCGGACCGGACGAAGCGCCCGCACCACACGCACTGCTCGCCCCGGTGAGCGGGTTGCTGGGGACCTGGGCCGGCCGGGGCCGCGGCGGGTATCCGACGATCGGTGGGGAGTTCGAGTACGCACAGGAGGTCACCTTCAGCCATGACGGGCGGCCCTTCCTCCACTACGAGGCGCGCGCCTGGCTGCTCGACGCGGACGGCGCCCCGCTGCGGCCGTCGGCCCGGGAGTGCGGCTGGTGGCGCATCCAGCCCGAGGGGCGCGTCGAGGCTCTGATCACCCAGCCCACCGGCATCGCGGAGATCTCCGTCGGGAGCGCCGCAGAAGGCGTGATCGACCTCGCCACCGATCAGGTGGCCCTCGCCCCCACCGCCAAGAAGGTCACCGCCACCCGCCGTCGCTACACCCTGGCCGACGAGGACACCCTCGACTTCGTCCACGACCTGGCGGCCGTCGGCCAACCGCTCCAGCACCACCTCGCGGCCCGGCTCCGCCGCGAGCGCGCCGAGTAGCTGGTGTCCGACCGCGTCAGCGTCTCGTCCCCGCCCCGGGGCGGCGTACCCCGACAGCGCGTCTGCGTACGCCGCCCCGCCGACCGGGGTACCCGGCGCCGGCGGACCCTACTGCCCGGCATCCCCGTCAAGCGGCCGTAGGAAGCGGCGCTCATAGCGCTTGATGCAGCCTGTCGTGCGGGCCAATTGCATCGTCTCCTGGCATTCCGGGTCGGACAGGCTGTCCTTGCGGTACTGCTCGTACTCCGCGAAGCCGGGGAAGGAGAACAGGGCGTACGCGATATCGCTGTCGCCCTCACTCGGCAGGAAGTAACCGTGGTGCGTTCCGCCGAAGCGGTTGACGAGCCGGACCCAGCGGCGACCGTACTCCTCGAAGTCCGTGAGCTTGTCGGCGTCGATCTCATACTTCAGATGAATGGTGATCACGAGCGCCATGATGCCGCATCACCCGTGCGGGTCCGAGCCGGGCGGGAACTGCGAACCGCCGTCCCTTCGACAGGCGGCTCAGGCGCTCCGGCGTTTCACGCGGTGACGGCCGACGCCGAGCGCAGCGGTGCAAGCGCGGTGCTCCAGGCGATGACCTGGTCGAGCATCGTGTTCAGGGCGGACAGGTTGTAGTCGCCGGGCTTGAAGACGCTGAAGTTCTCGAACTCGGTGATGATCGACAGTGTGACCTGCTGGCGCACGTCGGCCATCTGGAGCTCGCCGGCGACCAGCCTCAGCTGTTCGACGGCGCGCACGCCGCCGACCCCGCCGTAGGACGCGAAGCCGACCGCCTTGTTGTTCCACTCGGCGTAGATGAAGTCCATGGCGTTCTTCAGCGAGCCGGGGATGCCGTGGTTGTACTCCGGCGTCACGATGACGATCCCGTCCAACGGCGCGATCGTGGCCGCCCATTGCTTGGTGTGATCGTGCTGGTACTGGCCGAGTGACGGCGGCAGTGGCTCGTCGAGGTGCGGCAGCGGGTGGTCACGCAGATCGATGAGCTCGAACGTGGCGTCGTCGCGGCGCGAGGCGATGTCGACTTCACGGCGGACTTCGGCCTCTCCCTCCTCGTCCTGATGCGCGCGTACCGGACCGTCGTCGCGCCGGCCCTCGACGACGTCCCGCAGGGCGCGCGCGGCTACCAGACGCTCGCCGTCGTCGTCCGAGGTGCCCAGCGGAATCAGCTCGCCCTGGCCACGTACCTGGGGATCGACCGCACGGTGATGACCTACCTGATCGACGACCTCGTCACGGCCGGCCTGGTCGAGCGCCGGCTCACCCCCGCCGACCTCCGCCAGCGCAAGATCGTCGCCACCGACCGGGGCGTCAACACCCTCCGGCAGCTGCAGCGGCAGGTACGGGAAGCCGAGAGCCGGCTCCTGGAGACACTCGATGAGAGTGACCGCCAGGCCTTCCGCACCCTGCTCAGCCGGATCGCCTGCGACGTCCGGGACATGGACGTGGCCGCTGCCCCGTGCGACGCCACATCCGACCCGCGCGACGTCGCCGGACCGTGACGGTCCGCGGAGGGCCTCTCCAGGGGGCGGGCCCGGAGAGGCCCTCGGTCCTCCCCGGTGACCGAAGTCGAACCAGTTGACGTTGACGTAGTCGGCCGGCTGGGCGCTCGCTCAGTCGACGGGCCCTGCCTGCCGCGGTATCCCCGCGGGTATGCCGTACGAGATGAACAGGTCGATGACGGTCGTGGCCCGCTCCCGGGCGGCATCGGCGTCGAGGGTGTCGCTGTCGGGGTTGAAGCGCCAGACACCGGGAGCAGGGACGCTGACGGCCCCGGTTGCCGCGATCGTGGTCAACGCGGTGAGCACCATGCCGTCCGTCAGGTTCGTGCGCCGAGCGACCCATTCCCGGTCGGGTACGGGGAACTCCCCCTCCACCAGACCCGACGGCCGCGGCCCGCTCATGATCCACTCGCAGATGGCCTCATGGACCCGGTCCACGTTCGCCAGAACGATGCCAAAGAGCTGTTCACGTTCACGGCCGATTCCGAACGGACTCACGCCGGTCCCCCCTCCGGGTCCGCGGACGCGGGCCTCCACTGGTTACTGTGCGGTGGCCCACCCCTCGGGTTGCAGCCGGCGCTACTTCAACCCGAGACGGTCGCCGACCGGCGCCGGGAACATCGGCACGCTGCCGCGATCGGTGGCGTCGGTCTCACGATGAGCCGGCTTGCGACCGGGGTCGGGACAGGACTCCGTCGACCCGATGTGAGCCCGTCACGCCATGGGGCGTTGCGCGGTGACCGTGAAGTAGTCGAGGGTCCCTTCCTCGAAGGCCCGCAGGAAGTTGCGGGGCCAGGTGCCCGGCTCCCAGGTTCGCGCCAGCCAGCGGTCCCAGCCGGGCCACACCGACGCCCCGATCGAGGTGACGCGCACCTCGGCCAGGCCCGCCCGTTCCAGACTGCCGACCAGCGTCGGGATGCTGTGCGCAACGTCCAGGCCGTTGGCGAACGTGTCGAGCAGCTCGGCCAGCCGGCCGGCACGGGCGGGATCGGCGTCGGGGACGAAGAAACTGGCGACGACGGCGCGGCCACCGGGCCGCAGCACGCGTGCGGTCTCCTGGGCGAACGCCCCCAGGTCGCGGAAGTGCTGGGCGGCTTCGACACTGTACAGACAGTCGAACTCGCCATCGCCGAACGGCATCTCCTCGGCAGCGCCGCGCACGAAACGCAACTGCTCGGGTTCGCGGGCCAGCAGCTCGGCGTTGACCCGCCCGGCGCGCTCGAGCTGCTGTGGATGGATGTCCATGCCGGTGACATGCGCGACGTCGTACTCCGCGAGCGCCACCGCGGCACCGACTCCCAGCCCACAGCCGACCTCCAGGGCCCGTTCTCCCTTGCTGGGGGCCAGGGTACTGAGCACGTGGCGGTACAGGGCCCGCTGACTGCTGATGCGGTCCTGTTCCGTCAGCGGCCGCTCCAGGTCGATGCCCTGCCAGGAGCCGAAATTGATGAAGCCTCCGCCGAACAGGGACAGCGAACCGAGATCCGCCGGACCGTACGTCTCCTGGACCGCCGGCGGGATCGGGGGCTGCGTCGCCCCGGAACGCTGCGTCATCTGCGCCACCTCCATGCTGAAGAGCGCTCCGCCGCTCGGCGGACCGCACCCTCAGGTATCGGCGCATTCCGGCGCCGGCACAACCCCCGTGGCGGGTGATGTTGCCACCACCACGCCGATCGGCAACGCAGCGGGCCGCCTCCTGACGCGCCGGGCGTGGTGAGTTCCCGCGGAGCCGCGGGGAATGCGTCACCGCTGTGGGGTCACCGCTGTGGGGTCACCGCGGCCGGTGAGTTGGCGTCGTGGATGAGGAGGCGGGGGGTGCCGCTGCCGTCGGCGGGGGCGGCCCAGACGTCCCAGCCGCCTCCGTGGCGGGGCAGCCCGTACATCACGGTGTGGTCGTCGAGCCAGGCGGCCTGGTCGTCGACGCTGTGCTCTTCCGCCAGCGGGGTCTCCTTCATGGTCGCCAGGTCCAGGACGTAGAGCTGCCACGGCCTGTTGGCGCTGGCGTTGACCCGCTTCTTGAACACGATGCGGGTGTTGTCGGGTGACAGGGACGGGCATTCGACGTTGGTCCGCAGGGTGTGGGCGGTCCACTTCCGGAGGTCGCCCTGGACCAGGTAGGTGCGGCCCGAGGTGCGGACCGTGGCGTAGAAGGTGTTGTCGTCGGAAGCGAAGCCGACGCCCCAGTAGTTCAGGTCCGCGGCGTGGTACGGCTTTCCGTCGAGGGTCAGCGGGATCTCCTCGATGCTGTTGACCAGGTGGCCGGTCCTGGTGTCGAGGATCGAGGTCCGGGTCGAGAAGTCGTCCCGCAGGTAGGAGTCGCCCTGGACGAAGGTCGTCCAGGAGAGCATGGCCCCGCTGGCCGAGACCCGGGCGCGGTTGGGGAAGCCCTCGGTCTTGACCTGCCGTACCTGGTGCAGGTCGCGGTCGAGCACCGTGACGTGGGTGGAGGGGACCGGGCCCTTGCGCTGCATGCAGATTCCGGTGCCGTGGGCTGCGTAGAGCCGGTCGCACAGCACCGTGCCGGTGGTCCGTGCCGCGTCGGGGCGGTCGAAGGGCACCGAGGCGATCCGGCCGAACGAGGTGCCCGGCGCGGTGTCGCGGAAGAGGATCTGCCCGGCCGTGTCCAGCCGTACGACCCCGCTCGCACCGCCGGCACCGCTGTCGGCACGCGACCGCAGCACGTACCCGGTGACGGTGGTTGCCGCGACCAGG from the Streptomyces sp. RKAG293 genome contains:
- a CDS encoding DUF4097 family beta strand repeat-containing protein, which gives rise to MQKFDTPTPISAVLNIPAGRVRFIAADRADTTVEILPADPTKSRDVKAAEQTTVAYDHDVLRIEASPAKNRVLGNSGSIEVTVQLPAGSHIEAKTASSELRGVGRLGDVAFDGAYRQIKLDEAASVRLTAIDGDVEIGRLGGPAQISTARGDIRITEAARGTVTLHTQAGEISVGAARGVSASLDAGTTYGRIHNTLKNTEGTADLAIHATSAHGNITAHSL
- a CDS encoding TerD family protein — protein: MITLTKEDGPADLDGVTHLSIGVSWDPTVGSSGGLMGKLRQKTGTDLDLIAIAMQGTEPVRLAGLDSLDPLGNGSLVHSGDNQTGRGEGDDETVTVDFARVPTNITSIVFVAAAYKKHSAFQKARNISFKVYDATGGSTQQVADIWPSLLSNDNGCAVAKAIRNGAGWKLQVINETGKIKQGDEMALMRFAMSK
- a CDS encoding GNAT family N-acetyltransferase, which gives rise to MEIRPTTDQDLDVFVDTLHAAFGRFPETPTEGGGVWWSALEMDRNLLAMTADGRPVGTAGAYSFELTLPGEILAPAAGVTAVGVLPSHRRQGVLSAMMRHQLTELRARGEFLSVLLASQALIYRRFGYGPATYTQRLTVPRHRAALALPRARASADVSTTVTTTGPDTGTGTGSADVPTTGTGQDSGTGSIELLRRAECGEILEEVYDRYRRAQPGALSRPHRWWALGAGQPPISPAPRYVAVHRDADGTPDGYASYSLDKPGTLTVDETIATADAVSTALARFVLEHDLVTQVVFKHFPPGHPLRWQLADFRAGEVSGDTDWLWVRLLDIPRALTARGWFMDGELVLDVDDPFLGEHGRYLLTVRDGKADCVPTDREPDLSLDVSDLGSVYLGGTAPSTLVRAGHIRAHRPGAAALADALFRAERSPHCLHWF
- a CDS encoding VOC family protein yields the protein MACRISELVIDCADPERLAAFWSGVLGYVELGREDDGSIEIGPPDAGFGGPQPTLVLSPSSDPRSGKLPLHIDVNATDRDQDAELERLLALGARPADVGQSGTESWHCLADPEGNEFCLLRTRLQPL
- a CDS encoding HEAT repeat domain-containing protein translates to MTQRFREAMRLMRTRDPQRREDGFHQLLPHAAEHLDELLEQFAQEQDDQGLRRWLLELIGAARSPAALPTLGAQLNSPDEALRIRAAVGLTELDTREARTLLWKARANSTIESAAVRE
- a CDS encoding serine hydrolase domain-containing protein: MRPARPITLLRLAAATALLALCAPITTASGAAGDGGHHRPCVSSPRPDRGPARDILRIAEQAKAEMDLKSVILRVTVDGREVITTALGESMTGVPAEPAMHFRNGNVAISYMGTALLRLVDEGKVGLDDPVARWLPGLPHGDRITLRMLGASTSGLIDYVTSPGFSDTVYADPFRQWTAKELVAISTSKPLWYEPGTNWSYSHANFVLLGAALEKITGKPLDVLLQQQVMGPLGLSETRNSFTPDIPTPVLHAFTAERGTYEESSFWNPSWSTAPGAVQTTDICDLARSAVGIGSGELLSPSAYQELLNPGTVGLGHPTKTCPATICIANTEATHYGMGLLVLNDWISQHPLFFGYTAAQAYLPSEHLAIAVSTTKGPHTPDGHTAQTITQRIAAALVPGHPIPDFG
- a CDS encoding FABP family protein, producing the protein MLDPARQYPFPDALGPDEAPAPHALLAPVSGLLGTWAGRGRGGYPTIGGEFEYAQEVTFSHDGRPFLHYEARAWLLDADGAPLRPSARECGWWRIQPEGRVEALITQPTGIAEISVGSAAEGVIDLATDQVALAPTAKKVTATRRRYTLADEDTLDFVHDLAAVGQPLQHHLAARLRRERAE
- a CDS encoding NIPSNAP family protein, translated to MITIHLKYEIDADKLTDFEEYGRRWVRLVNRFGGTHHGYFLPSEGDSDIAYALFSFPGFAEYEQYRKDSLSDPECQETMQLARTTGCIKRYERRFLRPLDGDAGQ
- a CDS encoding NAD(P)H-dependent oxidoreductase, which produces MRDVVEGRRDDGPVRAHQDEEGEAEVRREVDIASRRDDATFELIDLRDHPLPHLDEPLPPSLGQYQHDHTKQWAATIAPLDGIVIVTPEYNHGIPGSLKNAMDFIYAEWNNKAVGFASYGGVGGVRAVEQLRLVAGELQMADVRQQVTLSIITEFENFSVFKPGDYNLSALNTMLDQVIAWSTALAPLRSASAVTA
- a CDS encoding MarR family transcriptional regulator, which gives rise to MRAYRTVVAPALDDVPQGARGYQTLAVVVRGAQRNQLALATYLGIDRTVMTYLIDDLVTAGLVERRLTPADLRQRKIVATDRGVNTLRQLQRQVREAESRLLETLDESDRQAFRTLLSRIACDVRDMDVAAAPCDATSDPRDVAGP
- a CDS encoding methyltransferase domain-containing protein, with product MTQRSGATQPPIPPAVQETYGPADLGSLSLFGGGFINFGSWQGIDLERPLTEQDRISSQRALYRHVLSTLAPSKGERALEVGCGLGVGAAVALAEYDVAHVTGMDIHPQQLERAGRVNAELLAREPEQLRFVRGAAEEMPFGDGEFDCLYSVEAAQHFRDLGAFAQETARVLRPGGRAVVASFFVPDADPARAGRLAELLDTFANGLDVAHSIPTLVGSLERAGLAEVRVTSIGASVWPGWDRWLARTWEPGTWPRNFLRAFEEGTLDYFTVTAQRPMA